From the Anopheles merus strain MAF chromosome 2L, AmerM5.1, whole genome shotgun sequence genome, the window TGCATTACGGAATAGACTTATCTTTTTATATTACATAGCTTATTATTTATTGAGTGTGTTCAGCCTAGTTAACTACTGATCATCTTGTTAACTACTGATATATTCTTACATTCAACAATCAAACATCtagaattttttttctccaagATTCCACGTGAAGAGTTGACCAACAATATGTTTATATCGTACTACCTACTTGTTGTGTTctgcacttttacttttattaaaacacttataacgtacataataaataaaacataaacgaaacaaccaatacactttaaaatataatagtacggtggccgcgcaccagccgcaccgagcgcccctgccgagagctcctgctcgatcggctcgctaacacactctaactgtgcgctcggcacacactaagccttgcgctgcttagtgtgtgcgacagtgtgtgtgacacactgtcgtcctcctggacgttgaccggtggcagcgcaactgccacggcaagtccaggggtcggcacggctgcccacaacatctcccccttttaataCCGAAGGGCTCGAACCGACGCGGGGGTATTCCACTAAGGGAATACCGGCGTGGTGACACCCTTCCGGCCGATGCTACCAAGATGTGGGGATCCCGATGTTGTCGCGCTGAGCAGCGCTTGCGGCTGCTCTCGGCCCACACCGCGATGGCGATAACGCGGCggtaatgctgctgctgtgccgctccctgggacggcggcgatggtgtaacggcgatgatgatgacgatgatgataacgatgatgatgatgatgccgcgatgatgacgatgatgatgatgatccttgCCCCAGGGCAGCAGCGATGGATTTTTTTGTCCGATGACGGGCGGTAGAGATGAAAATACTCGGGCGGCATGGTTCCTCGCCCTCCTACGATGCTTTGGCTGCAGCCGGGGAAAAATGTGTGTCCCGTTGGAACGGGGCTGCAGCCAGGGCGGCATGGCTCATCGCCCTTCTTTTATGCTGTGGCTGCAGTCGGGGCGCAATTGGCGACGCCCGTTCGACTGCAGCTGGGACGGCATGATACTTCGTCCCCTCTGGACACAGTGGCTGTAGCCGAGGCGTAATTGGCGACGCCTGTTCAACTACAGCCAGGGCGAAAGCGTTCGCGccgatgtgtgctgctgtgttaCAGCCGATGCAACTTGTGCGTTGCCGAACGTGTTGTGCTGCCGAGGCGGAATAGTACGTCGCCGTGGTGAGaggcagggctcgagccgcggcggaattgctacctcgccgatgatgtgctgagctcgagccggggcggTATTGCTCATCGCCGATGGATctttgcactgctgctgctgcagctgggcggAATGCGTCCTCGCCCGATGAATCTGGGGGCTGCAGCATGGGCGGATGCGACGCCCATCCGAAGATCCAGCAGCAAGGCGGAAAGCTGCCTCgcctgtggtgctgctggcgttgctggggctgcagcccgacgaccttccttgtcgccgagagtgtgtgttcggCTGCCCCTATGGTCGCCAATGATGGGACGGCAGCCGGGGGCCTCGgtgttggcggcggtggcggcggcccgATGTTCCGCGGTATCCCAAAGGCACAGGGAACCGTGCCatcgcgatggccgctgcAATGATGCAGCAAAAGCGAGATGGGCTCGATCGCGATGGCTTCCGCGGGTTCGTTGTAGGATCCCCCCCTACGCgaggaggatcccatcctcgtcgccactgttgtgttctgcacttttacttttattaaaacacttataacgtacataataaataaaacataaacgaaacaaccaatacactttaaaatataatagtacggtggccgcgcaccagccgcaccgagcgcccctgccgagagctcctgctcgatcggctcgctaacacactctaactgtgcgctcggcacacactaagccttgcgctgcttagtgtgtgcgacagtgtgtgtgacacactgtcgtcctcctggacgttgaccggtggcagcgcaactgccacggcaagtccaggggtcggcacggctgcccacaacactaCTAAAAGTGTTGCCTCAATGCAGCACAAACTGATCAATAGTGGTCCCTGTCATGGCAATTATTTTCCCAGGCGTACAGGACGTAGCTGTAAAAATGGAATAGTTAAGCTGAGAACTTCCTGGACAGAATCCAGATCGTAACAATTATCACTTACCGAGCTCTAGCCACTCAATCGGCAGTCCAGCATCACGCCGTGCCGAAGCTAGTGCATACCGCAGAGCGAACTGCACAGCAACTGCCAGATTGTACGCCGGTTCTCCCGTTGTCTTCGACCGAAGTACACCCGCCCGGTTCGAGCTCTTCTGCAGCAACCGTACGCGCATATCTACCGGAATGTCACGCGCACTCGGCGGCTTGTAGTTCCACGTGCGGTAGTTGCTAAGCGCGCCCATACTCCGATCGTACCGCAGCTCTTCGAGCAGATGAAACCCGACCGCCATCACAAAAGCTCCCTCAATCTGTCCAATGTCCAATAGAGGGTTTATGCTCTCGCCCGTATCCTCCAGAATGTTCACACGCTGCAGCTGTACCTGCCCGGTAAGTATGTCCACCTCTAGCTGGACTGCGCACAGTGCCCACACGGTGTATCCACGTAGATCCGTCTGCTTGGAGTTGTAAGAAGCGGTTAGATCAATCCGTCGCTGGTAGCACATTTGCACGATCGCTTCCCATGGAGCGGTCCGATTATCCTCCCGCACGGGACGAATGCGTTCGAGCAGAGTTTCACAGGCACGCCGGGCCGAGTACGCCACTAGATCCGTACTGATACTACTACCTTCAACGAATGCGTTCGGGCTGCCAACGGACATATGTGGCTTCACCGTAATTAGTGCCAAAGGAATACCGAGCGTGTGTGCCACCACCTGTGCAACCTTTGTGTTTATGCCCTGACCTATCTCTGGGGCTCCGATCGTAACAGCCACACTCCCATCCACGTGGTAGATCGATACCCTAGCATTCATACCTCCGTAATAGCTAATTGGATGAGCCAAAGGAACGATAGCAATTCCTCGCTTTTTCCAACGATTTGTCTCGTTGAAACGATCGACAGCTGCTTTACGCTCCTTGAAGTCAACCTGCTCATAGAATGCTGGCAGTAAGGTGGCCATACTGCTGCCTGGTTCCATATTGGCAAGCCGAACTGTGAGAGGATCGAGTCCAGTAACGAACGCCACATGCTCCATGATTGTTTCGATGGTGGCAATCGCATCGGCTGTACCGGGTCAGGTGGTGCTAGGTGAGTCGGAAAGTGTACCACGTAACAGTTGTCGCCAGCTGTCATCACTGTAGCAGTTGCGGAATGCACCTCGGAATACAAACGCCATCGCTTCGTACTGGGACACACCTTCGTCTTCGTAGTACGTGTTGGAAAGCCGAACGATGCGTCCATCGGTAGGCCTTACATCTACCTCATACTGGCACTGTCCTCCGATACGCTTACCGATTGCCTTCATCGTAGTCTCGAACGGTAATACCATCCGAACCGGACGTCGGGTACGATAGGCGGCCAGGGCACACGCACTGGCGACCCATGCTCCGCGGGACAGTTTCGCACCAAACGATCCACCTACAGGGCGTACAATAACGCGAATATTACATTGGCGCCAGTTGAGTGAC encodes:
- the LOC121592287 gene encoding LOW QUALITY PROTEIN: xanthine dehydrogenase/oxidase-like (The sequence of the model RefSeq protein was modified relative to this genomic sequence to represent the inferred CDS: substituted 1 base at 1 genomic stop codon), with the protein product MTHFYSAFTPGGQTEPAADASYRRQVAVGLLYRFVLHIAPRDRRVANPIVRSGGSKMQRPISSGAQSFDTTSNWPLTQALPKLEAFHQTAGEAIYVNDLPSRPDELHAAFVLANVVHRQITAIDPSPALAMPGVVAFYSAKDIPGKNNFASLVGGFNTAFPFRDVPEEILCSGNVLYHGQPVGIVVAESFECATEAATMVKMTYRESNDEPILPTVDDVLAHGTSSHRILTLEPDVVGRSYNRAGSTVNTVKVTGKCHFRSQAHFTLEPQTCLCIPSEDGTGMDVYSATQSSHMVQNAIAKSLNWRQCNIRVIVRPVGGSFGAKLSRGAWVASACALAAYRTRRPVRMVLPFETTMKAIGKRIGGQCQYEVDVRPTDGRIVRLSNTYYEDEGVSQYEAMAFVFRGAFRNCYSDDSWRQLLRGTLSDSPSTTXPGTADAIATIETIMEHVAFVTGLDPLTVRLANMEPGSSMATLLPAFYEQVDFKERKAAVDRFNETNRWKKRGIAIVPLAHPISYYGGMNARVSIYHVDGSVAVTIGAPEIGQGINTKVAQVVAHTLGIPLALITVKPHMSVGSPNAFVEGSSISTDLVAYSARRACETLLERIRPVREDNRTAPWEAIVQMCYQRRIDLTASYNSKQTDLRGYTVWALCAVQLEVDILTGQVQLQRVNILEDTGESINPLLDIGQIEGAFVMAVGFHLLEELRYDRSMGALSNYRTWNYKPPSARDIPVDMRVRLLQKSSNRAGVLRSKTTGEPAYNLAVAVQFALRYALASARRDAGLPIEWLELATSCTPGKIIAMTGTTIDQFVLH